From a region of the Paenibacillus sp. R14(2021) genome:
- a CDS encoding MATE family efflux transporter has product MDLPQLRRKRQAFLEKHLSGESIDYRQIMALFLPILIDQAFIVCLNLVNTAMISSSGVAAVSAVNMVDSLNIFLISVFVAVSTGGTVIVAQYKGSGNSLMVSKAAASSVASVSLFALGISAVVVLAHNPMLNLLFGAATPEVFAEGKTYLIGSGISFVGIAMMEAVCGALRGIGKSRVSLILSLIMNASYVLLNIVFINFLHMGVLGMTISINISRYAAAVFAIYYLVRMDTSLHIQIKDLVKVNLAMLRKIMYVGLPFAAEQMFFNGGKIVTQIFIVSMGTYAIATNAIGATFAGLLQIPSAALSLTTITVVGQCMGRKNIEDARKFTKAFLVLSAACLLVTALIILPLFRPLVSLFHPPAAIIDDIFMITLINAIAQIPLWSISFIMPSALRAAGDSRFTSIVSMLSMWLFRIVLGYVLGIVLHFGIIGVWLAMNCEWGIRGGVFLMRFRGKKWYRHRLID; this is encoded by the coding sequence ATGGATTTACCCCAATTAAGAAGGAAGAGGCAGGCTTTTCTCGAGAAGCACCTCTCCGGCGAGTCAATTGATTACCGTCAAATTATGGCGCTGTTTCTGCCGATTCTGATTGATCAGGCCTTCATTGTTTGCCTGAACCTCGTGAATACGGCCATGATCAGCTCCTCGGGCGTGGCGGCGGTCAGCGCGGTGAATATGGTCGATTCGCTTAATATATTTCTAATCAGCGTGTTTGTGGCCGTGTCGACCGGAGGCACGGTTATTGTCGCGCAGTACAAGGGAAGCGGGAACAGTCTCATGGTGTCCAAGGCGGCAGCCAGCTCCGTGGCTTCGGTTTCCTTGTTCGCTCTTGGCATTAGCGCAGTCGTCGTGCTCGCCCATAATCCGATGCTCAATCTGCTGTTCGGCGCGGCGACGCCCGAAGTGTTCGCGGAGGGCAAAACGTATCTGATCGGAAGCGGCATCTCCTTCGTCGGCATTGCCATGATGGAAGCGGTATGCGGCGCCCTGCGGGGAATCGGGAAGAGCCGGGTTTCGCTGATCCTCTCCTTGATTATGAATGCATCCTACGTGCTGCTGAATATCGTCTTCATTAATTTCCTGCATATGGGCGTGCTCGGCATGACCATTTCCATTAATATTTCCAGGTACGCGGCGGCGGTCTTCGCGATTTACTATTTGGTGCGCATGGATACCAGTCTGCATATTCAAATCAAGGATTTGGTCAAAGTTAATTTGGCGATGCTTCGCAAAATCATGTACGTCGGCCTTCCGTTCGCCGCGGAGCAGATGTTCTTCAACGGCGGCAAAATCGTAACGCAGATCTTCATCGTGAGTATGGGGACGTACGCGATCGCAACGAATGCCATCGGCGCAACGTTCGCCGGACTGCTTCAAATTCCGTCCGCCGCCTTGTCGCTGACGACGATTACGGTTGTCGGCCAATGCATGGGGCGCAAAAACATCGAGGATGCCCGCAAATTCACCAAAGCGTTCCTGGTGCTGTCGGCAGCCTGTCTCCTCGTTACTGCGCTTATCATTCTGCCGCTGTTTCGTCCGCTCGTCAGCTTGTTTCATCCGCCGGCGGCGATCATCGACGATATCTTTATGATTACGTTAATTAATGCCATTGCCCAAATCCCGCTCTGGTCGATCAGCTTTATTATGCCGTCCGCGCTCAGAGCCGCGGGCGACTCGCGGTTTACGTCGATCGTATCCATGCTGTCGATGTGGCTGTTCCGGATCGTACTCGGTTATGTGCTCGGCATCGTGCTGCACTTCGGCATCATCGGCGTCTGGCTGGCGATGAACTGCGAATGGGGCATCCGCGGCGGCGTCTTCTTGATGCGCTTCCGCGGGAAGAAGTGGTACAGGCATCGGCTCATTGATTGA
- a CDS encoding GntR family transcriptional regulator produces the protein MPVPHNFATPIRLSAKERVLSQIQRWIIDGTLRPGEKLVDSELAEALAVSRTPIREAFQLLEVQGLVAMHPGKETRVTSIEKDDILKMYPTLAALYALAAETAAERITPEQIEKLKVCNRQFAEAIESGNPYQAMEIDEQFHDIVIDASGNPYIASFSASLQIHIRRFKYVFLQQPVTGTPASVEDHDAIIAALEQRDASTAAAIMKQNLIRPMGELHALI, from the coding sequence ATGCCTGTACCGCATAACTTCGCCACGCCGATCCGCCTGTCGGCCAAGGAACGCGTCTTATCGCAAATACAGCGCTGGATCATCGACGGCACGCTACGGCCAGGCGAGAAGCTTGTCGACTCGGAGCTGGCGGAAGCGCTGGCTGTGAGCAGAACGCCGATCCGCGAAGCGTTTCAGCTGCTTGAAGTACAGGGGCTTGTCGCCATGCACCCGGGCAAGGAAACGCGGGTAACGAGTATCGAGAAGGATGATATCCTGAAGATGTACCCGACGCTCGCGGCGCTTTATGCGCTTGCTGCGGAAACCGCCGCCGAACGGATTACGCCGGAGCAGATCGAGAAACTGAAGGTCTGCAACAGGCAGTTCGCCGAAGCCATCGAAAGCGGGAATCCTTATCAAGCGATGGAGATCGACGAGCAGTTTCATGATATTGTCATCGATGCTTCGGGCAATCCCTATATTGCCTCGTTCAGCGCGTCGCTGCAGATTCATATCCGCAGGTTCAAGTATGTCTTCCTGCAGCAGCCCGTCACGGGGACGCCGGCCTCCGTGGAGGATCATGACGCAATAATCGCGGCGCTTGAGCAGCGGGATGCCTCCACGGCGGCCGCGATTATGAAGCAGAATCTGATCCGGCCGATGGGCGAGCTGCACGCGCTCATTTAA